The following proteins are co-located in the Fimbriiglobus ruber genome:
- a CDS encoding GNAT family N-acetyltransferase yields the protein MTPRPTYFKRYWMECDLGRPLPPPVLPAGFFWVPWSDTLVDAHALVKYHSFRDELDSQVFPSLGHLAGCRELMRAIRYRDEFCPRATWLVATPEGWAGTVQGLRDGSRSGAIQNVGVVPEHRGQGIGEALLLRALQGFHDAGFTRAHLEVTAQNDHAVRLYRKHGFRSCRTLYKPVELPAAVSVGMGI from the coding sequence ATGACCCCACGGCCGACCTACTTCAAACGGTACTGGATGGAATGCGATCTCGGTCGCCCGCTCCCCCCACCCGTGCTGCCGGCGGGGTTCTTCTGGGTTCCGTGGAGCGATACGCTGGTAGACGCCCACGCCCTGGTCAAATACCACAGCTTCCGGGACGAACTCGATTCCCAGGTCTTCCCGAGTCTCGGTCATCTGGCTGGGTGCCGCGAACTGATGCGGGCGATTCGCTACCGGGACGAGTTTTGCCCGCGGGCGACGTGGCTCGTGGCCACCCCGGAAGGGTGGGCCGGGACGGTCCAGGGACTCCGCGACGGTTCGCGGTCCGGGGCGATCCAGAACGTGGGCGTCGTGCCCGAACACCGGGGCCAGGGGATCGGCGAAGCGCTGCTCCTGCGAGCCCTACAGGGATTCCACGACGCCGGGTTCACCCGCGCCCACCTGGAAGTCACCGCCCAGAACGACCACGCGGTCCGGCTGTATCGTAAACACGGGTTCCGGAGTTGCCGCACCCTGTACAAACCGGTCGAACTCCCGGCCGCCGTCTCCGTCGGGATGGGGATTTGA
- a CDS encoding serine/threonine-protein kinase yields MPPPPTSTPVPAVADFLRDVARSRVLDAGRVERLFEEAPPGKKWPATTLADHFVELGALTRFQADKVLRGHWGGLILGPYRLLCPLGRGGMGIVYLARAGDPPPPGADAAGSQLVALKVLPPHRVQKDERMLARFRREGDTGLRLPAHPRLVRTIAAGEHAGVYYLALEFVRGRTARQYLSEDGPFAVPRAARVFADAAVGLHQAHAAGFVHRDFKPSNVMVEPNGRAKVLDFGLATFRGEPALPDSTQLVEQGYAIGTADYMAPEQAENPVTVGPAADLYSLGCSLYYALAGCPPFPGGTSKDKIRWHRTSAPPPITQLNPAVPPGLADLIAALMSKCPEDRPASAQEAADRLAAWAEPVRATAAQLSTALTTEVLHQAEEKWYASHLAGEEESSEDSLVVPVDPIEPATASSVPSSPAVAQPLDWVLGRTRLPKWAFPAATTALALALALAAGFGWVIARVVARASLF; encoded by the coding sequence ATGCCTCCCCCGCCGACCAGTACGCCCGTGCCGGCCGTCGCCGACTTCCTGCGAGACGTCGCTCGGAGCCGGGTGTTGGACGCGGGCCGGGTCGAGCGACTGTTCGAGGAAGCCCCGCCGGGCAAGAAGTGGCCCGCGACCACCCTCGCGGACCACTTCGTCGAACTCGGTGCCCTCACCCGCTTTCAAGCCGATAAAGTGCTCCGCGGTCACTGGGGCGGCTTGATCCTCGGGCCTTACCGCCTGCTCTGCCCGCTCGGCCGCGGGGGAATGGGAATCGTTTACCTGGCCCGTGCCGGCGACCCGCCCCCACCGGGCGCGGACGCCGCGGGCAGCCAGTTGGTGGCGCTCAAGGTGCTGCCCCCGCATCGGGTCCAGAAAGACGAGCGCATGCTGGCCCGGTTCCGCCGCGAAGGAGACACCGGCCTCCGCCTGCCGGCCCACCCGCGACTGGTGCGTACCATCGCCGCGGGCGAACACGCCGGAGTTTACTACCTCGCCCTCGAATTCGTTCGCGGGCGCACCGCGCGACAATATCTTTCGGAAGACGGGCCGTTCGCCGTCCCGCGGGCGGCCCGCGTGTTCGCGGACGCCGCGGTCGGGTTGCACCAGGCGCACGCGGCCGGGTTCGTCCACCGCGACTTCAAGCCGTCGAACGTGATGGTCGAGCCTAACGGGCGGGCAAAGGTACTCGACTTCGGCCTGGCCACGTTCCGCGGCGAGCCGGCGTTGCCCGACTCGACTCAGCTCGTTGAACAGGGGTACGCGATCGGCACCGCCGACTACATGGCTCCCGAGCAGGCCGAGAACCCAGTCACCGTAGGCCCGGCAGCCGACCTGTACTCGCTCGGGTGCAGCTTGTACTACGCTCTCGCCGGGTGCCCGCCCTTCCCCGGGGGCACCTCCAAAGACAAGATCCGCTGGCATCGGACGTCCGCCCCGCCGCCAATCACCCAACTCAACCCGGCGGTTCCGCCCGGCCTCGCCGACCTGATTGCGGCCCTGATGTCCAAATGTCCTGAAGACCGCCCCGCGTCCGCCCAGGAGGCGGCCGACCGCCTGGCGGCCTGGGCCGAGCCGGTTCGAGCCACCGCCGCCCAACTGTCCACCGCATTGACTACCGAGGTTCTCCACCAAGCTGAGGAAAAATGGTACGCGTCTCACCTCGCGGGTGAGGAAGAGTCGTCCGAGGATAGCCTCGTCGTGCCGGTCGATCCGATCGAACCGGCCACGGCTTCGAGCGTTCCTTCGAGCCCGGCCGTCGCGCAGCCTCTCGACTGGGTTCTTGGTCGCACCCGCTTACCGAAATGGGCTTTCCCGGCCGCGACCACGGCGCTCGCGTTGGCGCTCGCCCTGGCAGCGGGGTTCGGGTGGGTGATCGCCCGGGTCGTCGCGCGGGCGTCACTTTTTTGA
- the phoU gene encoding phosphate signaling complex protein PhoU, translating to MSKHMARDLDKLQRSILRMAGAVEEAIYQATRALQERSPSLARQVVEGDSQIDNLENEVQDECLKILALHQPVAVDLRRCCAVLLICTDLERMGDLAVGIAERAIVLSKLPQPAIPDRVARMTHGATRMVRMSLDAFVHQDAEAARAVIRMDDEVDEDNAIIITELIGGMKTTADQIEAGLSLFSAVRHIERIADHATNIAEDVIYLVEGELVRHHPEAITRV from the coding sequence GTGTCTAAACACATGGCGCGGGACCTCGACAAGCTCCAACGCTCGATCCTCCGAATGGCCGGGGCCGTCGAAGAAGCCATTTACCAGGCCACCCGCGCCCTCCAGGAACGGAGCCCGTCTCTCGCCCGCCAGGTGGTCGAGGGGGACAGCCAGATCGACAACCTCGAGAACGAGGTTCAGGACGAGTGCCTGAAGATTCTCGCTCTCCACCAACCCGTGGCCGTCGACCTGCGGCGGTGTTGCGCGGTCCTACTTATCTGTACGGACTTGGAGCGGATGGGCGATCTGGCCGTCGGGATCGCCGAGCGAGCCATCGTCCTCTCCAAGTTACCACAACCGGCGATCCCCGACCGCGTGGCCCGCATGACCCACGGGGCGACACGGATGGTCCGCATGAGCCTCGACGCATTCGTCCACCAGGACGCCGAGGCGGCCCGTGCCGTGATCCGGATGGACGACGAGGTGGACGAGGACAACGCGATCATCATCACGGAACTGATCGGCGGGATGAAGACGACCGCCGACCAGATCGAAGCCGGCCTCTCCCTCTTTTCGGCCGTCCGACACATCGAGCGGATCGCCGACCACGCGACCAACATCGCCGAAGACGTTATTTATCTGGTCGAAGGCGAGCTGGTCCGCCACCATCCCGAAGCGATCACCCGCGTTTAA
- a CDS encoding copper homeostasis protein CutC — translation MIKPANHVLIEVAVESVADARAAEAGGAGRLELCAALDLDGLTPSVGAFLEIRAACRIPIVVMIRPRPGNFVYDADELRVMARDIEHFLPLAPDGFIFGPLTEGGQVNAPAACDLVDRAGGVPCVFHRAFDHTRDADEAVDKLAETGFARILTSGRAETAVAGLNVIARVIERAAGRIGVVPCGRIRAESAIEVVRATGCSEVHGSFVERIPVGSERTHRRTDRAAVAAARAALDRLANEAG, via the coding sequence ATGATAAAACCAGCGAATCATGTCTTGATCGAGGTAGCCGTCGAGTCGGTCGCCGACGCGCGGGCCGCGGAAGCGGGTGGCGCCGGTCGTCTAGAACTCTGCGCGGCACTCGACCTGGATGGCCTGACCCCGAGCGTCGGGGCTTTTCTCGAAATCCGCGCTGCCTGCCGGATACCAATCGTCGTCATGATCCGCCCGCGGCCGGGGAACTTCGTTTACGATGCGGACGAACTCCGGGTCATGGCCCGGGACATCGAGCATTTCTTGCCGCTGGCACCAGACGGATTCATCTTCGGCCCGTTGACCGAGGGCGGGCAAGTGAATGCGCCAGCAGCCTGCGACCTTGTCGATCGCGCGGGCGGGGTGCCGTGTGTGTTTCACCGCGCGTTCGATCACACTCGCGATGCTGACGAAGCCGTAGATAAGCTTGCGGAAACCGGCTTCGCGCGGATACTGACGAGTGGGCGGGCGGAGACAGCCGTGGCCGGCCTGAACGTGATTGCCCGAGTCATCGAGCGGGCAGCAGGGCGGATCGGAGTCGTGCCATGCGGGCGGATTCGGGCCGAATCAGCTATCGAAGTTGTGCGGGCGACTGGTTGCAGCGAGGTTCACGGGTCGTTTGTGGAAAGGATTCCGGTTGGAAGTGAACGAACACACCGGCGGACGGATCGGGCCGCTGTCGCCGCCGCGCGGGCGGCCCTCGACCGCCTGGCGAACGAAGCCGGTTAA
- the rfbD gene encoding dTDP-4-dehydrorhamnose reductase, translating to MKIAVLGANGQLGRDLCPRLAGEVVPLTRAEIDLDRPETIAAYLSANRPDVVINCAAYNFVDKAEDDPDAAFRVNAWGVRALARACRDANSRLVHVSTDYVFGLDETRTTPFREDDPPGPVSVYGLSKLSGEYVVRSTCPAHLVIRTCGLYGVWGSGGKGGNFVETMLRVAGQGKPLKVVNDQRCTPTYTADLAVAIADLVARSAQGLYHVTSAGDCTWYELAAEIFRQAGVAANLTPTTSAQFGAPARRPGYSVLACDKLATAGVTKPRPWQDALAAYLKERAAR from the coding sequence ATGAAAATTGCCGTCCTCGGGGCGAACGGGCAACTCGGCCGCGACCTTTGTCCGCGGCTCGCGGGCGAAGTCGTACCGTTAACCCGGGCAGAGATTGATCTGGATCGCCCGGAGACGATCGCCGCGTACCTGTCGGCAAATCGTCCGGACGTGGTCATCAACTGTGCGGCTTACAACTTCGTAGACAAGGCCGAAGACGATCCGGATGCCGCGTTCCGGGTGAATGCGTGGGGCGTCCGGGCTCTGGCCCGTGCCTGCCGGGATGCGAATAGCCGGCTCGTTCACGTCAGCACCGATTACGTCTTCGGGCTCGACGAGACGCGAACCACCCCGTTTCGGGAAGACGACCCGCCCGGCCCGGTGAGCGTGTACGGCCTCAGCAAATTGTCCGGCGAATACGTCGTCCGCTCGACGTGCCCGGCGCATTTGGTGATCCGGACGTGTGGGCTGTACGGCGTCTGGGGAAGCGGCGGCAAAGGGGGCAACTTCGTCGAGACGATGCTCCGCGTCGCCGGACAGGGTAAGCCGCTCAAAGTCGTCAACGACCAGCGCTGCACCCCGACCTACACGGCCGATCTGGCGGTCGCCATCGCCGACCTCGTCGCGCGATCGGCTCAAGGACTGTACCATGTTACGAGTGCGGGCGACTGCACGTGGTACGAACTCGCCGCCGAGATCTTCCGTCAGGCCGGCGTGGCGGCCAATCTGACGCCGACGACGTCGGCCCAGTTCGGGGCTCCGGCCCGGCGGCCGGGGTACAGCGTACTGGCTTGCGACAAGCTCGCGACAGCCGGGGTCACGAAGCCGCGGCCGTGGCAGGACGCCCTCGCGGCTTATCTCAAAGAACGGGCCGCCCGCTGA
- a CDS encoding DUF6263 family protein — protein MSLARLGIVFGLLIGLATAATAQEKQKFEIKFEKDKAFYQRLTTKVEQNLKVTGGSDVPLKHEQTFFFKWTPLSQDKDKWVVKQTIEGVKFKLDIAGQTIEYDSTETNPSGAAGNPGLVEFFKNLIGAEFTVTFGPGGVVEKVDGREELLKKLSAVNPQMEAVLKKVLSEEAVKEMTDPGAGVATTAEQAVNSSWEKKSTLSLGPIGSYERTFNYTFKGKDAEKKELDRVEVKPTLTYKPSNDAGDGLPFRIKGGTLATTPETKPGILLYNPKTGRVESVKFNVILKGDIDVTIGTAEAKVALYQDQKTELDTADTSFLPAKK, from the coding sequence GTGTCTCTCGCTCGCTTGGGAATCGTTTTCGGGCTGCTGATCGGCCTGGCAACGGCCGCCACCGCGCAAGAAAAGCAAAAGTTTGAAATCAAGTTCGAGAAGGATAAAGCCTTCTACCAGCGGCTGACCACCAAGGTCGAGCAGAATCTCAAGGTCACGGGCGGGTCGGACGTCCCGCTGAAGCACGAGCAAACCTTCTTCTTCAAGTGGACGCCGCTGAGCCAGGACAAGGACAAATGGGTGGTCAAGCAGACCATTGAGGGCGTGAAGTTCAAGCTGGACATCGCCGGCCAAACGATCGAGTACGACTCGACCGAGACGAACCCGTCCGGCGCCGCCGGGAACCCCGGGCTCGTCGAGTTCTTCAAGAACCTGATCGGTGCCGAATTCACCGTCACCTTCGGCCCCGGCGGGGTTGTGGAGAAGGTGGACGGCCGCGAAGAACTCCTGAAGAAGTTGAGCGCCGTGAACCCGCAAATGGAAGCGGTTCTCAAGAAGGTTCTTTCCGAAGAAGCCGTCAAGGAAATGACCGACCCAGGCGCCGGCGTCGCCACGACCGCCGAGCAAGCCGTGAACAGCAGCTGGGAAAAGAAGAGCACGCTTTCCCTCGGGCCGATCGGCTCCTACGAGCGGACCTTTAACTACACGTTCAAGGGCAAAGACGCGGAGAAGAAGGAACTCGACCGGGTCGAAGTCAAGCCCACGTTGACGTACAAGCCCTCCAACGACGCGGGCGACGGCCTGCCGTTCCGCATCAAGGGCGGCACGCTGGCCACGACCCCGGAAACCAAGCCGGGCATCCTCCTCTACAACCCGAAAACGGGTCGGGTCGAGTCGGTCAAGTTCAACGTCATCCTCAAGGGCGACATCGACGTCACCATCGGGACCGCCGAAGCCAAGGTCGCGCTGTATCAGGACCAAAAGACGGAACTGGACACGGCCGACACGTCGTTCTTGCCCGCGAAGAAGTAG
- a CDS encoding sulfite reductase subunit alpha: MAIPVLPESAPFSSTQRAWLNGFFAGVFGLDRGTNGHATNGHSSNGHATNGHADSLPALAALAAPAAEEDYPWHDPALALGDRLKLAEGKPYPRVLMAAMAQLDCGACGYLCKTYSEAIAGGEETDLTKCSPGGKDTAKKLKELVAGRKSLPTLSADAHAGINGTGVNTHTGSNGAAAKVGSNGTHTGTFDRKNPFHAPLLECRSLNRPGSEKDVRFVAFSLRGSGLSYEVGDALGLMPENDPALVEAVLKAMGARGDELVSVPGGVRVHAYDALAKYYVITKVSDALASLLAAAATDASESGTLKTLVEDDVEGIPAAWDVLDLLEQFPSARAPIAEMIAALSPLQPRLYSISSSLKAHPEEVHLTVGVVRYTQGGRPRKGVASNFLTETLQTRQKAGVFVHTSPGFRLPASGDVPVIMVGPGTGIAPFRAFLEDRAAAGVKGKNWLFFGDQRQDCDFLYQDEMAAYLKNGVLTRLDTAFSRDQKEKVYVQHRMAQNAREIWGWLQEGAHFYVCGDARRMALDVDHALHALVAEQGKMSDEAAKEYVKSLSKAKRYQRDVY, encoded by the coding sequence ATGGCGATTCCCGTCCTCCCCGAATCCGCCCCGTTTTCGTCGACCCAGCGGGCGTGGCTGAACGGCTTTTTTGCCGGCGTCTTCGGCCTCGACCGGGGCACGAATGGGCACGCAACGAACGGACATTCGTCGAACGGGCACGCAACGAACGGGCACGCGGACTCACTCCCCGCGCTAGCCGCCCTCGCTGCACCGGCCGCCGAGGAAGATTATCCCTGGCACGATCCAGCCCTAGCGCTGGGTGATCGGTTGAAACTGGCCGAAGGGAAGCCCTACCCGCGAGTCTTGATGGCCGCGATGGCGCAACTCGATTGCGGAGCCTGCGGGTACCTGTGTAAGACTTACTCCGAAGCCATTGCCGGCGGCGAAGAAACCGACTTGACCAAGTGTTCGCCGGGCGGGAAGGACACGGCGAAAAAACTCAAGGAACTGGTCGCCGGGAGAAAATCCCTGCCGACGCTCTCCGCGGACGCCCACGCCGGGATCAACGGGACAGGGGTCAATACTCACACGGGATCGAATGGGGCTGCCGCCAAAGTCGGATCGAACGGGACACACACCGGCACCTTCGATCGCAAAAACCCGTTTCACGCCCCACTCCTTGAATGCCGCTCGCTAAACCGGCCCGGATCGGAAAAAGATGTCCGCTTTGTGGCTTTTTCGCTTCGCGGCAGTGGCCTGAGTTACGAAGTCGGTGACGCCCTGGGCCTGATGCCAGAGAACGATCCCGCGTTGGTGGAGGCGGTCCTGAAAGCGATGGGAGCCCGTGGGGATGAACTGGTCTCGGTCCCCGGCGGTGTCCGCGTCCATGCTTATGACGCGCTCGCCAAATACTACGTCATCACGAAAGTGAGCGACGCATTGGCCAGCTTGCTCGCGGCTGCGGCTACCGATGCGTCCGAGTCTGGCACACTGAAGACGCTGGTCGAAGACGACGTCGAGGGCATCCCGGCCGCCTGGGACGTGCTGGATCTTTTGGAACAGTTCCCCTCCGCCCGCGCGCCGATCGCGGAGATGATCGCGGCTCTGTCCCCACTTCAGCCGCGGTTGTACTCCATCTCGTCGTCTCTGAAAGCGCACCCCGAGGAAGTTCATCTGACAGTCGGCGTCGTCCGGTACACGCAGGGCGGTCGGCCGAGAAAGGGTGTCGCGTCGAACTTTTTGACGGAAACGCTCCAGACACGCCAGAAAGCCGGGGTATTCGTTCACACGTCGCCCGGATTTCGTCTGCCTGCTTCCGGTGACGTGCCAGTCATTATGGTCGGTCCCGGCACGGGTATCGCCCCGTTCCGGGCATTTTTGGAAGACCGCGCTGCCGCCGGGGTGAAGGGCAAGAACTGGCTCTTCTTCGGCGACCAGCGACAGGACTGCGACTTCCTTTATCAAGACGAAATGGCCGCATATCTCAAGAACGGCGTACTCACCCGCCTGGACACGGCTTTCTCCCGCGATCAGAAGGAGAAGGTCTACGTGCAGCACCGCATGGCCCAGAACGCCCGGGAGATTTGGGGCTGGCTACAGGAAGGGGCGCACTTCTACGTCTGCGGGGATGCCCGCCGCATGGCCCTCGACGTGGACCACGCGCTTCACGCACTGGTGGCCGAGCAGGGAAAGATGTCGGACGAAGCGGCCAAGGAGTACGTCAAATCACTGAGCAAAGCCAAGCGATACCAGCGGGACGTGTACTGA
- a CDS encoding NirA family protein has translation MRNDDFTDDQKQYLQGFVSGSELTRVARGLATFASTLGLPESNGSGPVKAGPTESVPIGPDAVHHLAQNRTLAEGKKLCAQEEAKRKRHPLDMWDDLVRHAAEDRFPKGDDVLAFKYQGLFYVAPAQDSYMCRLRMPGGILTAHQFRGIATVADQWGGGFTDVTTRANLQIREIKAANGPAVVTDLQDLGIVTRGSGADNIRNVTGSATAGIDPHELIDTRPLARAMHYHILNHREMYGLPRKFNIAFDGGGAISALEDTNDIGFTAVRVGEGKAVPAGVYFRLQLGGISGHKDFAKDEGVLLTPDQCVPVADAIVRVFNENGDRTDRKKARLKYVLDRWGHEKYVAETEKLLPFKLTRFPLAECEPRPAVVKHGHLGVHQQKQTGLFYLGVLLPVGRLTTDQMRGLADLADKYGSGTIRLTVWQNLLISDVAGENVTAVQQGIEALGLHWDATNVRGALVACTGNAGCKYAAANTKRHAMEIANYLEPRLELDHPLNIHVTGCPNSCAQHYLGDIGLLGTGVEAGDDMVEGYHIFVGGGYGEEQGIGREMFRSVAATDAPAVIERMLRAYLERRESDDDSFNDFVRKHPTNDLKAWFAEQQPSLV, from the coding sequence ATGCGTAACGACGATTTTACGGACGACCAGAAACAGTATCTCCAGGGCTTCGTCAGCGGGTCCGAACTCACCCGGGTCGCCCGCGGCCTGGCCACGTTCGCGTCCACCCTCGGCCTCCCCGAGTCGAACGGCTCCGGTCCGGTCAAGGCCGGACCAACCGAGTCCGTCCCGATCGGACCGGACGCCGTCCACCACCTCGCTCAGAATCGCACTCTGGCCGAGGGGAAGAAGCTCTGTGCCCAGGAAGAGGCCAAGCGTAAACGTCATCCCCTGGATATGTGGGACGACCTCGTTCGCCACGCGGCCGAAGACCGCTTCCCCAAAGGTGATGATGTCCTCGCGTTCAAATACCAGGGCCTCTTCTACGTCGCCCCGGCTCAGGACTCTTACATGTGTCGTCTGCGGATGCCGGGCGGCATCCTGACGGCTCACCAGTTCCGCGGGATCGCCACAGTCGCGGATCAGTGGGGTGGTGGCTTTACGGATGTCACTACTCGCGCGAACCTTCAAATCCGCGAGATCAAAGCCGCCAATGGGCCGGCCGTCGTCACGGACCTCCAAGACCTCGGGATCGTCACCCGCGGGTCCGGTGCGGACAACATTCGCAACGTGACCGGCAGCGCGACGGCCGGAATTGATCCGCACGAATTAATCGACACACGCCCGCTCGCCCGGGCGATGCACTACCACATCCTGAACCACCGCGAGATGTACGGCCTGCCGCGCAAGTTCAACATCGCGTTCGACGGCGGTGGCGCCATCAGTGCCCTGGAAGACACCAACGACATCGGCTTCACGGCCGTCCGCGTCGGTGAAGGGAAGGCCGTGCCCGCGGGCGTCTACTTCCGCCTGCAGCTCGGCGGGATCAGCGGCCACAAGGACTTCGCCAAGGACGAGGGCGTACTCCTTACGCCCGACCAGTGCGTGCCCGTGGCCGACGCGATCGTCCGCGTCTTCAACGAAAACGGCGACCGGACTGACCGGAAGAAAGCCCGCCTGAAATACGTCCTCGACCGGTGGGGGCACGAGAAATACGTCGCGGAGACCGAAAAGCTCCTGCCATTCAAACTGACCCGATTCCCGCTCGCCGAATGCGAACCCAGGCCGGCCGTCGTTAAGCACGGGCATCTAGGCGTCCATCAGCAGAAACAAACGGGCCTCTTCTACCTCGGCGTACTCCTCCCGGTCGGCCGCCTGACGACCGACCAGATGCGCGGGCTGGCCGACCTCGCCGACAAGTACGGCAGTGGGACCATTCGGCTGACCGTCTGGCAGAACCTGCTCATTTCGGACGTGGCCGGGGAAAACGTGACCGCCGTCCAACAAGGGATCGAAGCCCTCGGCCTCCACTGGGACGCGACCAACGTCCGCGGCGCGCTCGTCGCGTGTACCGGCAACGCCGGCTGTAAGTACGCGGCCGCGAACACCAAGCGGCACGCAATGGAGATCGCCAACTACCTGGAACCCCGCCTCGAACTCGATCACCCGCTCAACATTCACGTAACAGGGTGCCCGAATTCCTGCGCCCAGCATTACCTCGGCGACATCGGCTTACTCGGCACCGGCGTCGAAGCCGGCGACGACATGGTCGAGGGCTACCACATTTTCGTCGGCGGCGGGTACGGCGAGGAACAGGGCATCGGCCGCGAAATGTTTCGGAGCGTCGCCGCGACCGACGCGCCGGCCGTCATCGAGCGCATGCTGCGTGCCTACCTGGAACGCCGGGAGTCGGACGACGATTCGTTTAACGACTTCGTCCGTAAGCACCCGACGAACGATTTGAAGGCGTGGTTCGCGGAACAACAACCGTCCTTAGTGTAA
- a CDS encoding MFS transporter has product MASEPTRRLRVLGLSTFAFTLLFAVWLMFGVLGVPIQEELNLTNVQLGWLGAVAVLSGALPRLTFGIWSDVYGGRRMMTLVLLLVAVPTFFVSRATSYEELLACALFFGMAGNGFTIGIAWNAAWFPKQQQGLALGVVGAGNVGASVTKLIFGLFGATLLVAIPAGGLLGGLIPSGWRFYPMLYSVLLVATAAAVWFLSPKPDHTPAKGRTYRSILAPLKFARVWEYSLQYVVVFGAYVALSLALPKFFVAVYGNELRAAFDIPAGQDGAMKVLGVASLLTTLFIFPASLLRPLGGWMSDKWGATGVLWGVFATMLVSGLALSVPLGLGVWVFTALTVVLGCGMGIGKAAVYKLIPDHFPRDVGAVGGLVGMLGALGGFVLPPVWAYLNLWTSVPQMTFAVLTILTAISCGWFFLSQVGTGRVQVQQTDAAVEMVK; this is encoded by the coding sequence ATGGCGTCCGAACCGACCCGACGACTGCGCGTGTTGGGCCTCTCCACATTCGCATTCACCCTCCTGTTCGCCGTCTGGCTGATGTTCGGGGTCTTGGGCGTCCCGATCCAAGAGGAACTTAATTTAACCAACGTCCAACTCGGCTGGCTCGGCGCAGTCGCCGTTCTTTCTGGGGCGTTGCCCCGCCTGACGTTCGGCATCTGGTCCGACGTCTACGGCGGTCGCCGGATGATGACGCTGGTCCTTCTCCTCGTCGCCGTACCGACTTTCTTCGTCAGTCGGGCAACGAGTTACGAAGAACTTTTGGCGTGTGCCTTATTCTTCGGCATGGCCGGAAACGGGTTCACCATCGGCATTGCTTGGAACGCCGCCTGGTTCCCGAAGCAGCAACAGGGGTTAGCCCTCGGCGTCGTCGGCGCGGGGAACGTCGGGGCGTCCGTGACCAAGCTGATATTCGGGCTGTTCGGGGCTACCCTATTGGTCGCAATCCCGGCCGGCGGGCTATTGGGTGGACTGATCCCGAGCGGTTGGCGGTTTTACCCAATGCTCTATTCGGTTCTGTTGGTCGCCACAGCCGCAGCCGTCTGGTTCCTGTCCCCGAAGCCGGACCACACACCCGCCAAGGGGCGGACCTACCGGTCGATCCTGGCCCCGCTCAAGTTCGCCCGCGTCTGGGAGTATAGCCTGCAATATGTCGTCGTCTTCGGCGCGTACGTGGCGCTCTCGTTGGCTCTGCCAAAGTTCTTCGTCGCGGTCTACGGTAATGAGTTACGGGCGGCGTTCGACATCCCGGCCGGTCAGGACGGGGCGATGAAGGTTCTGGGAGTCGCCAGTCTGCTCACAACCTTGTTCATCTTCCCGGCGAGCCTTCTCCGCCCTCTCGGGGGCTGGATGTCCGACAAGTGGGGTGCGACAGGAGTGTTGTGGGGAGTATTCGCCACCATGCTCGTCTCGGGTTTGGCCCTGTCCGTGCCGCTCGGGTTAGGGGTGTGGGTATTCACCGCCTTGACGGTTGTCCTCGGGTGCGGCATGGGGATTGGCAAAGCGGCTGTTTACAAGCTGATCCCCGATCACTTCCCGCGAGACGTCGGGGCGGTCGGCGGGTTGGTCGGCATGCTCGGGGCGTTGGGCGGGTTCGTCCTCCCGCCGGTCTGGGCCTACCTGAACCTCTGGACCAGCGTGCCCCAGATGACGTTTGCCGTCCTGACGATCCTGACGGCGATCAGTTGTGGGTGGTTCTTCCTGAGCCAGGTCGGAACGGGACGGGTTCAGGTACAGCAGACCGACGCGGCTGTTGAGATGGTCAAGTAA